In one window of Nakamurella sp. PAMC28650 DNA:
- a CDS encoding aspartate aminotransferase family protein, giving the protein MNDSARGAHIRKLDREHVFTSWAAQDVVAPMPIAGALGSEFWDYDGNTYLDFSSQLVNVNIGYQHPKLVAAIQEQAGLLCSVGPNFANEARSEAAALIAAKAPGDLNRVFFTTGGAEANEHAMRMARVHTGRHKILSTYRSYHGSVGNSMVATGEPRRWSAETGVSGHVHFWGPYAYRSPFHSVDEAQECERAIEHLENVLMVEGPNQIAAILLETVVGTNGIIVPPDGYLAGVRALCDRYGIVMISDEVMAGFGRCGEWFAVDHWGVTPDLLTFAKGVNSGYVPLGGVIISETIARTFSTRPYPGGLTYQGHPLGCASAVASIKIFEEEKIVEHARWLGTDVIGPELAKIADRHPSVGEVRGLGVFWAVELVKDRATRDPLVPYNASGAEAKPMADFTAACKERGLWPFVHFNGTHVVPPCTITEIDLRRGLSLLDDALTVADGYYTGAE; this is encoded by the coding sequence ATGAACGATTCCGCACGCGGTGCCCACATCAGGAAGCTCGACCGCGAGCACGTGTTCACGTCGTGGGCCGCCCAGGACGTGGTGGCTCCGATGCCCATCGCCGGCGCACTGGGGAGCGAGTTCTGGGACTACGACGGCAACACCTACCTCGACTTCTCCTCCCAGCTGGTGAATGTCAACATCGGCTATCAGCACCCGAAACTCGTTGCGGCCATCCAGGAACAGGCTGGACTGCTGTGCTCGGTCGGTCCCAACTTCGCCAACGAGGCGCGGAGCGAGGCCGCTGCCCTGATCGCCGCCAAGGCCCCCGGCGATCTCAACCGGGTCTTCTTCACCACCGGCGGCGCCGAGGCGAACGAGCACGCCATGCGGATGGCCAGGGTGCACACCGGTCGCCACAAGATCCTGTCCACCTACCGCAGCTATCACGGCTCGGTCGGCAACTCGATGGTCGCCACCGGGGAACCGAGACGGTGGTCGGCGGAGACCGGCGTGAGTGGTCACGTGCATTTCTGGGGGCCGTACGCCTACCGGTCGCCGTTCCACAGCGTCGACGAGGCCCAGGAATGCGAGCGGGCCATCGAACACCTCGAGAACGTCCTGATGGTCGAGGGCCCGAACCAGATCGCCGCCATCCTGCTGGAGACGGTGGTCGGTACCAACGGCATCATCGTCCCGCCCGACGGATATCTGGCCGGCGTCCGCGCGCTGTGCGACCGGTACGGCATCGTGATGATCTCCGACGAGGTGATGGCCGGATTCGGCCGCTGCGGCGAATGGTTCGCGGTGGACCACTGGGGTGTCACACCTGATCTGCTGACCTTCGCCAAGGGCGTCAACAGCGGCTACGTCCCACTCGGCGGCGTCATCATCTCGGAGACGATCGCCCGGACCTTCTCCACCCGTCCCTATCCCGGCGGGCTGACCTATCAGGGCCATCCCCTCGGCTGCGCCTCGGCCGTCGCCAGCATCAAGATCTTCGAGGAGGAGAAGATCGTCGAGCACGCCCGCTGGCTCGGTACCGACGTGATCGGGCCGGAGCTGGCCAAGATCGCCGACCGGCACCCCAGCGTGGGCGAGGTACGGGGGCTGGGCGTGTTCTGGGCCGTCGAGCTGGTCAAGGACCGTGCGACCAGAGACCCCCTCGTCCCCTACAACGCCTCAGGGGCGGAGGCCAAGCCGATGGCGGACTTCACCGCGGCCTGCAAGGAACGCGGCCTGTGGCCCTTCGTCCATTTCAACGGAACCCACGTGGTCCCACCGTGCACCATCACCGAGATCGACCTGCGCCGGGGCCTGTCGCTGCTCGACGACGCGTTGACGGTGGCCGACGGCTACTACACCGGCGCGGAGTAG
- a CDS encoding nitrilase-related carbon-nitrogen hydrolase — translation MTIVRAALTQLAWTGDKESMIELHERYARDAAAQGAQVICFQELFYGPYFGIVQDQKYYQYTETVPGPTIERFQALARELGLVMVLPVYEVANEGEYYNTAAVVDADGTYLGKYRKHHIPNLPQFWEKFYFRPGNLGYPVFQTAAGRIGVYICYDRHFPEGWRELGLNNAQIVFNPSATKPGLSNRLWELEQPAAAANNQYFIGANNRVGIETEEFGEEAVRFYGSSYFVGPRGTYVGEIASQGENELIIRDLDLAELTQARNDWQFYRDRRPETYDKITAP, via the coding sequence ATGACGATCGTCAGGGCAGCACTGACCCAGCTGGCGTGGACCGGCGACAAGGAGTCGATGATCGAACTGCACGAGAGGTACGCCCGCGACGCCGCCGCGCAGGGCGCACAGGTGATCTGTTTCCAGGAACTGTTCTACGGCCCGTACTTCGGCATCGTGCAGGACCAGAAGTACTACCAGTACACCGAAACCGTCCCGGGCCCGACGATCGAGCGATTCCAGGCCCTGGCGCGGGAGCTCGGTCTGGTGATGGTGCTACCGGTCTACGAGGTGGCCAACGAGGGCGAGTACTACAACACCGCCGCCGTCGTGGACGCCGACGGGACCTACCTCGGCAAGTACCGCAAGCACCACATCCCGAATCTCCCGCAGTTCTGGGAGAAGTTCTACTTCCGACCCGGCAATCTCGGCTATCCGGTGTTCCAGACGGCGGCCGGGCGGATCGGCGTCTACATCTGCTACGACCGGCACTTCCCCGAGGGCTGGCGTGAACTGGGGCTGAACAACGCGCAGATCGTCTTCAACCCCTCGGCGACCAAACCCGGCCTGTCCAACCGGCTCTGGGAACTCGAGCAGCCCGCCGCGGCGGCGAACAACCAGTACTTCATCGGCGCCAACAACCGGGTCGGCATCGAGACCGAGGAGTTCGGCGAGGAGGCCGTCCGGTTCTACGGCTCCAGCTACTTCGTCGGCCCGCGCGGTACCTACGTCGGCGAGATCGCCTCGCAGGGTGAGAACGAGCTGATCATCAGAGATCTCGACCTGGCCGAGTTGACCCAGGCACGCAACGACTGGCAGTTCTACCGGGACCGACGCCCCGAGACCTACGACAAGATCACCGCACCGTAG